Proteins encoded in a region of the Lemur catta isolate mLemCat1 chromosome 14, mLemCat1.pri, whole genome shotgun sequence genome:
- the HSPA12A gene encoding heat shock 70 kDa protein 12A isoform X2 produces MRRWEGGDPGVSNQKTPTTILLTPERKFHSFGYAARDFYHDLDPSEAKQWLYLEKFKMKLHTTGDLTMDTDLTAANGKKVKALEIFAYALQYFKEQALKELSDQAGSEFENSDVRWVITVPAIWKQPAKQFMRQAAYQAGLASPENSDQLIIALEPEAASIYCRKLRLHQMIELSGKTAVNGYSGRDTVGAGFAQAKEHIRRNRQSRTFLVENVIGEIWSELEEGDKYVVVDSGGGTVDLTVHQIRLPEGHLKELYKATGGPYGSLGVDYEFEKLLCKIFGEDFIEQFKIKRPAAWVDLMIAFESRKRAAAPDRTNPLNITLPFSFIDYYKKFRGHSVEHALRKSNVDFVKWSSQGMLRMSPDAMNALFKPTIDSIIEHLRDLFQKPEVSAVKFLFLVGGFAEAALLQQAVQAAFGDKCRIIVPQDVGLTILKGAVLFGLDPAVIKVRRSPLTYGVGVLNRYVEGKHPPEKLLVKDGTRWCTDVFDKFISADQSVALGELVKRSYTPAKPSQLVIVINIYSSEQDNVSFITDPGVKKCGTLRLDLTGTSGVAVPARREIQTLMQFGDTEIKATAVDIATSKSVKVGIDFLNY; encoded by the exons GCGATGGGAGGGAGGTGACCCTGGTGTGTCCAACCAGAAGACTCCGACCACCATCTTGTTGACTCCCGAGAGGAAGTTCCACAGCTTCGGGTATGCCGCCAGGGACTTCTACCACGACCTGGATCCCAGCGAGGCCAAGCAGTGGCTGTACCTGGAGAAGTTCAAGATGAAGCTGCACACCACTGGG GACCTCACCATGGATACAGACCTGACGGCAGCAAACGGCAAGAAAGTCAAAGCCCTTGAAATCTTTGCTTATGCCCTGCAGTACTTTAAGGAGCAGGCGCTGAAG GAGCTCAGTGACCAGGCAGGTTCGGAGTTCGAGAACTCTGATGTCAGATGGGTGATCACGGTGCCTGCCATCTGGAAACAGCCCGCCAAGCAGTTCATGAGACAAGCTGCCTACCAG GCAGGCCTGGCCTCCCCCGAGAACTCGGACCAGCTGATCATTGCCCTGGAGCCCGAGGCGGCCTCCATCTACTGCCGGAAGCTGCGGCTGCACCAGATGATCGAGCTGAGTGGCAAGACGGCCGTCAATGGGTACAGCGGCAGGGACACAGTAGGAGCTGGGTTTGCACAGG CTAAGGAACACATACGGCGTAATCGGCAGAGTCGGACCTTTTTGGTGGAGAATGTCATAGGAGAAATCTGGTCCGAGCTGGAGGAAG GTGACAAGTATGTGGTTGTGGACAGTGGCGGTGGCACCGTAGACCTGACAGTCCATCAGATACGGTTACCGGAGGGACACCTTAAGGAACTGTATAAAGCAACAG GTGGACCCTATGGATCCTTAGGAGTAGATTATGAATTTGAAAAACTTCTGTGTAAAATATTTGGAGAGGATTTTATCGAACAATTCAAAATCAAACGGCCTGCAGCCTGGGTTGACTTAATGATTGCGTTCGAGTCTCGCAAAAGAGCAGCTGCCCCAGACCGAACTAACCCCCTGAACATCACCCTGCCCTTCTCCTTCATTGACTATTACAAGAAGTTCCGTGGGCACAGCGTGGAGCACGCCCTCAGGAAAAGCAA TGTGGATTTTGTGAAGTGGTCCTCTCAGGGGATGCTGAGGATGAGTCCAGATGCCATGAATGCCCTGTTTAAGCCGACCATCGACAGCATCATTGAGCATCTCC GGGACCTGTTTCAGAAGCCTGAGGTGTCCGCTGTCAAATTCCTCTTCCTCGTGGGTGGCTTTGCCGAGGCAGCCCTCCTGCAGCAGGCGGTGCAGGCCGCCTTCGGGGACAAGTGCCGGATCATCGTCCCCCAGGATGTGGGCCTCACCATCCTCAAGGGTGCTGTCCTCTTCGGCCTGGACCCCGCCGTCATCAAGGTGCGCCGGTCCCCACTCACCTATGGGGTGGGCGTGCTGAACCGCTATGTGGAGGGCAAGCACCCGCCCGAGAAGCTGCTGGTGAAAGACGGCACTCGCTGGTGCACCGATGTCTTCGACAAGTTCATCTCTGCCGACCAGTCGGTGGCCCTGGGTGAGCTGGTCAAACGTAGCTATACCCCAGCCAAGCCCTCACAGCTGGTCATTGTCATCAACATCTACAGCTCTGAGCAAGACAACGTCAGCTTCATCACCGACCCCGGGGTGAAGAAGTGTGGCACGCTCCGCCTGGATCTCACTGGGACCAGTGGTGTGGCAGTGCCCGCCCGGAGGGAGATCCAGACCCTTATGCAGTTTGGGGACACTGAGATCAAGGCCACAGCCGTTGATATAGCCACCTCCAAGAGTGTCAAAGTCGGGATCGACTTCTTAAATTACTAA